In the [Clostridium] colinum genome, one interval contains:
- a CDS encoding DnaA ATPase domain-containing protein: MNQAIKDKLQAIQQLINQQTTRNSENLPYTEQLGIKNCPICKGDGIIFIAENGKAYSKYCSCLQKKMSQERFSKTEIANKDSYTFKNFKAVEEWQKNILRQAIDYVSKFKDNWFYIGGQVGAGKTHICTAILKNIGELNNISYVYIKCDEELEKLKQLTYGKQEKQEEYSNIMYRLKNTGLLFIDDFFRKEPTEADKAKMFDIINFRYLNNKPCIFSSEKPLLSILDIDEAIGSRIFEKAKIFNIEIGKDMKKNYRLKI, encoded by the coding sequence ATGAATCAAGCAATAAAGGACAAGCTACAAGCAATACAACAACTAATCAATCAACAAACTACGAGGAACTCAGAGAACTTACCTTACACGGAACAACTAGGTATTAAAAATTGTCCTATATGCAAAGGAGATGGAATTATTTTTATAGCTGAAAATGGAAAGGCTTATTCAAAATATTGTTCTTGCTTACAGAAAAAAATGTCTCAAGAAAGATTTTCTAAAACAGAAATAGCTAACAAGGATAGTTATACATTTAAAAATTTTAAAGCAGTAGAAGAATGGCAAAAAAATATATTAAGACAAGCAATAGATTATGTTTCAAAGTTTAAAGATAATTGGTTTTACATAGGAGGACAAGTTGGAGCAGGAAAAACTCATATATGTACAGCTATTCTTAAAAATATAGGAGAGTTAAACAATATTAGCTATGTGTACATAAAATGTGATGAAGAACTTGAAAAACTAAAGCAGTTAACTTATGGAAAACAAGAAAAGCAAGAAGAATATAGCAATATTATGTATAGATTAAAAAATACAGGGTTACTTTTTATTGATGACTTTTTTAGGAAAGAGCCTACAGAAGCAGATAAGGCTAAAATGTTTGATATAATTAATTTTAGATATTTAAATAATAAGCCTTGCATTTTCTCTAGCGAAAAGCCTTTATTAAGCATATTAGATATTGATGAAGCAATAGGGAGTAGAATATTTGAAAAGGCTAAAATTTTTAATATTGAAATAGGCAAAGATATGAAAAAGAATTATAGGTTGAAGATTTAG
- a CDS encoding DUF1492 domain-containing protein, with translation MTDEQKKDIIKYLNRAFKLTKIKQRLEREYKQKLKEMDSISVSCEEIKASSIASKVENKALDLVSLKKDIDLYNVKIEEVKREIACIIDKLEDDTLKNLLRLRYLEFRKWEDIMYILNYSRRNIFYKHNEALKELNKILKDCTVLHSYM, from the coding sequence ATGACAGACGAGCAAAAGAAAGATATAATAAAATACTTAAATAGAGCCTTTAAACTTACAAAAATAAAACAAAGGTTAGAAAGGGAATATAAACAAAAGTTAAAAGAAATGGATAGTATAAGTGTATCTTGTGAAGAAATAAAAGCAAGTAGTATTGCATCTAAAGTTGAAAATAAAGCCTTAGATTTAGTTAGCCTTAAAAAAGATATAGATTTATATAATGTTAAAATTGAAGAAGTAAAAAGGGAAATAGCTTGTATTATAGATAAACTAGAAGATGATACATTAAAAAATTTATTAAGGCTTAGGTATTTAGAGTTTAGAAAATGGGAAGATATTATGTATATTTTAAACTATTCTAGAAGAAATATTTTTTATAAACATAATGAGGCCTTAAAAGAATTGAACAAAATTTTAAAAGATTGCACTGTATTGCACTCTTATATGTGA